In one window of Mesorhizobium sp. B2-1-1 DNA:
- a CDS encoding ABC transporter permease has translation MTAIDGALKLDPEEARRARQERLERIGRWVLPLAIMILAIWLWDRICVWNEIPQYILPRPGVVLATLYNDAGLLFSALLVTLRITFLSLLLAVIGGVGLAVLFAQSKWVEMSFFPFAIVLQVTPIVAIFPLINIYVDNQTTKLLLCAWIVAFFPILSNTTLGLNSVDRNLRDLFKLNGATRWQQLRYLRLPAAMPYFLGGLKIAGGLSLIGAVVAEFVAGATGQSSGLASRIIEAGYRLNAPRLFAALFLISLTGILIFLVLSLISHLILRRWHESALKQER, from the coding sequence ATGACGGCCATTGACGGTGCATTGAAACTCGACCCCGAGGAAGCACGCCGCGCGCGCCAGGAGCGGCTCGAGCGGATCGGCCGCTGGGTTCTGCCGCTGGCGATCATGATCCTGGCGATCTGGCTGTGGGACCGTATCTGCGTGTGGAATGAAATTCCGCAATACATCCTGCCGCGTCCCGGTGTGGTGCTGGCAACGCTCTACAACGACGCCGGCCTGCTGTTCTCCGCACTGCTGGTCACCTTGCGCATCACCTTCCTCAGTCTGCTCCTTGCCGTCATCGGCGGCGTCGGGCTGGCGGTGCTGTTCGCGCAGTCGAAATGGGTGGAGATGTCGTTCTTTCCCTTCGCCATCGTGCTGCAGGTGACGCCGATCGTGGCCATCTTCCCGCTGATCAACATCTATGTCGACAACCAGACGACCAAGCTTCTGCTCTGCGCCTGGATTGTCGCCTTCTTTCCGATCCTCTCCAACACCACCCTCGGCCTGAACTCGGTCGACCGCAATCTGCGCGACCTGTTCAAGCTCAACGGCGCAACGCGCTGGCAGCAATTGCGCTATCTCAGGCTGCCGGCGGCGATGCCGTATTTTCTCGGCGGGCTGAAGATCGCCGGCGGCCTGTCGCTGATCGGCGCGGTGGTGGCCGAGTTCGTCGCCGGCGCCACCGGCCAGTCTTCGGGCCTCGCCTCGCGCATCATCGAGGCCGGCTACCGGCTGAACGCGCCCAGGCTGTTCGCGGCGCTGTTCCTGATCTCGCTGACCGGCATCCTGATCTTCCTCGTGCTGTCGCTGATTTCGCATCTCATCTTACGGCGCTGGCACGAGAGCGCGCTGAAGCAGGAGCGGTAG
- a CDS encoding NAD(P)H-dependent oxidoreductase has translation MNILVLHAHPVETSFNAGLHRTIVERLTAAGHAIDDCDLYAEDFDPRLSRQERLDYHNPRGSADPAAPYVERLLRADALVLSYPVWNYGFPAILKGFFDRVFLPGVSFKLVDGKAQPSLHNIRKIAAVTTYGGSRFRAMLMGDPPRKLIKRMLRTTVKPGASVSYLAHYSMNISSDETRKAFLAKVTASMDRF, from the coding sequence ATGAACATCCTCGTCCTCCACGCCCATCCGGTCGAAACCAGCTTCAATGCCGGCCTGCACCGGACGATCGTCGAGCGACTGACGGCTGCCGGTCATGCTATTGACGACTGCGACCTCTATGCCGAGGACTTCGACCCGCGGCTCTCTCGCCAGGAACGGCTGGACTATCACAATCCGCGCGGCTCCGCCGACCCTGCGGCGCCGTATGTCGAACGCCTGCTGCGCGCCGATGCGCTGGTGCTTTCCTATCCGGTCTGGAATTACGGCTTTCCGGCAATCCTGAAAGGGTTCTTCGACCGCGTCTTCCTGCCCGGCGTGTCGTTCAAGCTGGTCGACGGCAAGGCGCAGCCGTCGCTGCACAACATCAGGAAGATCGCGGCGGTCACCACCTATGGCGGCAGCCGGTTCCGCGCCATGCTGATGGGTGACCCGCCGCGCAAACTGATCAAGCGCATGCTGCGCACCACGGTCAAGCCGGGCGCTTCGGTTTCCTACCTGGCGCATTATTCGATGAACATTTCGAGCGACGAGACGCGCAAGGCGTTCTTGGCCAAGGTCACGGCCAGCATGGACAGATTCTGA
- a CDS encoding NAD(P)H-dependent oxidoreductase: MRALVVYCHPVPESFCAAIRDTAVEVLTRKGWEVRLLDLYAEKFDPVMSCEERRFYNNQAPQDLALKPHFELLNWAEAILFVYPTWWYGLPAMLKGWLDRVWATDVAFKLPAGKGRIKSLMRHVTKVGVITTCGAPTWWSVVVGQPGRKTLLRGMRALCATRCRTFFLAHYLMDASTPKTRAAFLAKVRAKLERF, translated from the coding sequence ATGCGCGCGCTGGTGGTTTATTGCCATCCGGTGCCGGAGAGTTTTTGCGCCGCTATCCGCGACACCGCCGTGGAGGTGCTGACGCGAAAGGGCTGGGAGGTGCGGCTGCTCGACCTCTACGCCGAGAAGTTCGATCCGGTGATGAGCTGCGAGGAACGGCGTTTCTACAACAACCAGGCGCCGCAGGACCTTGCGCTGAAGCCGCATTTCGAGCTGCTCAACTGGGCCGAGGCGATCCTCTTCGTCTATCCGACCTGGTGGTACGGGCTGCCGGCGATGCTGAAGGGTTGGCTCGACCGGGTGTGGGCGACGGACGTCGCCTTCAAGCTGCCGGCCGGCAAGGGGCGGATCAAGTCGCTGATGCGGCATGTGACCAAGGTCGGCGTCATCACCACCTGCGGCGCGCCGACATGGTGGAGCGTCGTCGTCGGCCAGCCCGGGCGCAAGACCTTGCTGCGCGGCATGCGCGCGCTGTGCGCCACGCGCTGCCGGACCTTCTTCCTGGCGCACTATCTGATGGACGCCTCGACGCCGAAGACGAGAGCAGCGTTTCTGGCGAAGGTGCGGGCAAAGCTGGAGCGGTTTTGA
- a CDS encoding FAD-binding oxidoreductase: MDIAALKRDLDGIKLDDNPAIVQQKSRDFYWYSPVLKQQLDHVTGDLVVTPKNEAELIRVLAACHRHGVPVTPRGSGTGNYGQAMPLSGGVVLNLAEMNEIKSIAPGRVVTGPGAVLADIDKATRAHSGQELRLSPSTYNTASIGGFIAGGSGGVGSINFGGLRDFGNVLRLRVVTMEAEPRALELTGEDLHKVTHAYGTNGIIMEVEMPLTAAYEWIDIIVGFDAFMNAARYANALACQDGILTKLITPIAAPVPQLYFKRHQKFLKDGQSICVVMVARHGLDAFLAFTRRAGGEVVFNAATATPEEKKGLPPAYELAWNHTTLRALRIDPDITYLQSLYPFPNQLALVEKMDAMFPGEVFSHLEFVRLDGNITCFGLPLVKFTTEARLDEIIRLHEENGCPIFNPHRYTLEEGGMKQTDAVQLAFKRQTDPQGLLNPGKMIAWENPDYDYRSGRTFLFKGLQRTG, encoded by the coding sequence ATGGATATCGCCGCGCTGAAACGCGATCTCGACGGGATAAAACTCGACGACAATCCGGCCATCGTCCAGCAGAAAAGCCGCGATTTCTACTGGTACAGCCCGGTGCTGAAGCAGCAGCTCGATCACGTCACCGGCGATCTTGTCGTGACGCCCAAGAACGAGGCCGAGCTGATCCGCGTGCTCGCCGCCTGCCACCGGCATGGCGTGCCAGTGACGCCGCGCGGCAGCGGCACAGGCAATTACGGCCAGGCGATGCCGCTCTCGGGCGGCGTCGTGCTCAATCTCGCCGAGATGAACGAGATCAAGTCGATCGCGCCGGGGCGTGTGGTGACCGGGCCGGGCGCGGTGCTGGCCGACATCGACAAGGCAACGCGGGCGCATTCAGGGCAGGAACTGCGGCTCTCACCCTCGACCTACAACACCGCCTCGATCGGCGGCTTCATCGCCGGCGGTTCGGGCGGCGTCGGTTCGATCAATTTCGGCGGCTTGCGTGATTTCGGCAATGTGCTGCGCCTGCGCGTGGTAACCATGGAGGCCGAGCCGAGGGCGCTCGAACTCACCGGCGAGGATCTGCACAAGGTGACCCACGCCTACGGCACCAACGGCATCATCATGGAAGTCGAAATGCCGCTGACCGCGGCCTATGAGTGGATCGACATCATTGTCGGCTTCGACGCCTTCATGAATGCGGCGCGCTACGCCAACGCGCTGGCCTGCCAGGACGGCATCCTGACCAAGCTGATCACGCCGATCGCGGCACCGGTGCCGCAGCTCTATTTCAAACGGCACCAGAAATTCCTGAAGGATGGGCAGAGCATCTGCGTCGTCATGGTGGCGCGGCATGGGCTGGACGCCTTTCTCGCTTTCACGCGGCGGGCTGGAGGCGAGGTGGTCTTCAATGCCGCGACGGCGACGCCAGAGGAGAAAAAGGGCCTGCCGCCGGCCTATGAGCTGGCCTGGAATCACACGACGCTCAGGGCGCTGCGAATCGACCCCGACATCACCTATCTGCAGTCGCTCTATCCCTTTCCCAACCAGCTGGCGCTGGTCGAGAAGATGGACGCGATGTTTCCGGGCGAAGTGTTCTCGCATCTGGAGTTCGTGCGGCTGGATGGCAACATCACCTGCTTCGGCCTGCCGCTGGTCAAGTTCACCACCGAGGCGCGGCTCGACGAGATCATCCGCTTGCATGAGGAGAATGGCTGCCCGATCTTCAACCCGCATCGTTACACGCTGGAAGAGGGCGGCATGAAGCAGACCGATGCGGTGCAACTCGCCTTCAAGCGCCAGACCGATCCGCAAGGACTGCTCAATCCCGGCAAGATGATCGCCTGGGAAAACCCGGATTATGATTACCGTTCGGGACGAACTTTTCTGTTCAAGGGGCTGCAGAGGACGGGATGA
- a CDS encoding cytosine deaminase, whose product MIPNTGSYRLANARVHRSVTPGLAAPFDGDGFALADIAVGDGKISSIAVPGRSNAPADEIHLGGRILLPCFIDCHTHIDKGHIWPRKPNPDGTFIGALNATGADRTDRWSAEDVARRMDFSLRCAYAHGTKALRTHLDSVPPQEEISWPVFETMRERWRGRIELQGACLIGVEGVRDKNWFDRLAKRVAAAKGVLGVVTYMVPDLEELLDHVFSQAVKHGLDLDFHADETDDVAAISLKKIAEASLWSGFEGKILVGHCCSLARQPDLEVLDTLDKVAKAGLAIVSLPMCNLYLQDRRRDQTTPRWRGVTLLHEMKARGIPIAVASDNTRDPFYAYGDLDMLEVYRMATRILHFDHPVADWPQAVTATPADVMRLDGFGTLAAGGDADFIVFKGRSWTELLSRPESDRIVVRAGRAIDRQLPDYAELDELMVD is encoded by the coding sequence TTGATTCCGAACACAGGTTCATACCGGCTCGCCAACGCACGCGTTCATCGGTCCGTCACGCCTGGCCTTGCCGCGCCCTTCGACGGCGACGGTTTCGCACTTGCCGACATCGCGGTGGGCGACGGCAAGATTTCCAGCATTGCTGTTCCTGGCAGATCGAACGCACCTGCCGATGAGATCCACCTCGGCGGGCGGATTCTGCTGCCGTGCTTCATCGATTGCCACACCCATATCGACAAGGGCCATATCTGGCCGCGAAAACCCAATCCTGACGGCACTTTCATCGGGGCGCTGAATGCCACAGGTGCCGACCGCACTGACCGCTGGAGTGCCGAGGACGTGGCGCGGCGCATGGATTTCTCGCTGCGCTGCGCCTACGCGCATGGCACCAAAGCACTGCGCACGCATCTGGACAGTGTCCCGCCGCAGGAGGAAATCTCCTGGCCGGTGTTCGAGACGATGCGCGAGAGGTGGCGCGGCCGCATCGAGTTGCAGGGCGCCTGCCTGATTGGCGTCGAGGGCGTGCGCGACAAGAATTGGTTCGACAGGCTGGCCAAAAGGGTGGCCGCCGCCAAGGGCGTGCTTGGCGTCGTCACCTACATGGTGCCGGATCTGGAAGAACTGCTCGACCATGTCTTCTCCCAAGCCGTCAAGCATGGCCTCGATCTCGATTTCCATGCCGACGAGACCGACGACGTCGCGGCGATCTCGCTGAAGAAGATCGCCGAGGCGTCGCTGTGGAGCGGCTTCGAGGGCAAGATCCTCGTCGGCCACTGCTGTTCGCTGGCGCGCCAGCCGGACCTCGAGGTGCTGGACACGCTGGACAAGGTGGCGAAAGCCGGGCTGGCGATCGTCTCGCTGCCGATGTGCAATCTCTATCTGCAGGACCGGCGGCGCGATCAAACCACGCCGCGCTGGCGTGGGGTGACGCTGCTGCACGAGATGAAGGCGAGGGGCATTCCGATCGCGGTCGCTTCCGACAATACCCGCGATCCGTTCTATGCCTATGGCGATCTCGACATGCTGGAGGTCTACCGCATGGCGACGCGCATCCTGCATTTCGATCATCCGGTCGCCGATTGGCCGCAGGCCGTCACGGCAACGCCGGCTGATGTGATGCGGCTCGATGGTTTCGGCACGCTTGCCGCCGGCGGGGATGCCGATTTCATTGTCTTCAAGGGCCGCAGCTGGACGGAATTGCTGTCGCGGCCCGAATCGGATCGCATCGTCGTGCGCGCCGGGCGCGCAATCGACCGGCAATTGCCCGACTATGCCGAACTCGACGAGCTGATGGTGGACTGA
- a CDS encoding GcvT family protein — MNIPSPRTIPAKARAVIIGGGVSGCSVAYHLAKLGWTDIVLLERKQLTSGTTWHAAGLIGQLRGSQNMTRLAKYSADLYVKLEAETEVGTGMRQVGSITVALTEERKHEIYRQASLARAFDVDVREISPREVKEMYPHLNVSDVVGAVHLPLDGQCDPANIAMALAKGARQRGATIVENVKVTKVHTKAGRVTGVSWAQGEEQGTIEADIVVNCAGMWARELGAQNGVTIPLHACEHFYLVTEPIPGLSRLPVLRVPDECAYYKEDAGKMMLGAFEPVAKPWGMDGIREDFCFDQLPEDMDHFEPILEMGVNRMPMLATAGIHTFFNGPESFTPDDRYYLGEAPELRGYWMATGYNSIGIVSSGGAGMALAQWINDGEAPFDLWEVDIRRAQPFQKNRRYLKERVSETLGLLYADHFPYRQMATSRGVRRSPLHEHLKARGAVFGEVAGWERANWFAREGQEREYRYSWKRQNWFDNQREEHLAVRNKVGLFDMTSFGKIRVEGRDACAFLQKLCANDLDVAPGKIVYTQMLNRRGGIESDLTVSRLSDTAYFLVVPGAALQRDLAWLRKHLTDEFVVITDVTAAESVLCLMGPDARKLIQKVSPNDFSNENNPFGTFQEIEIGMGLARAHRVTYVGELGWELYVSTDQAAHVFEAIEAAGADVGLKLCGLHTLDSCRIEKAFRHFGHDITDEDNVLEAGLGFAVKTAKGDFIGRDAVLKKKEAGLSRRLVQFRLKDPQPLLFHNEAILRDGKIVGPITSGNYGHHLGGAIGLGYVPCQGETEADVLASSYEIEIAGERFAAEASLKPMYDPKSERVKT; from the coding sequence ATGAACATCCCTTCCCCCAGAACCATTCCCGCCAAGGCAAGAGCCGTCATCATCGGCGGCGGCGTTTCCGGCTGCTCGGTCGCCTATCACCTGGCCAAGCTCGGCTGGACCGACATCGTCCTTCTGGAGCGCAAGCAGCTGACCTCGGGCACGACATGGCATGCCGCCGGCCTGATCGGCCAGTTGCGCGGCTCGCAGAACATGACGCGGCTGGCGAAATATTCGGCCGACCTCTACGTCAAGCTGGAAGCCGAGACCGAGGTCGGCACCGGCATGCGCCAAGTCGGCTCGATCACCGTCGCGCTGACCGAGGAGCGCAAGCACGAGATCTACCGTCAGGCGTCACTCGCCCGCGCCTTCGATGTCGACGTGCGCGAGATTTCGCCCAGGGAAGTCAAGGAGATGTACCCGCATCTCAACGTGTCCGACGTCGTCGGCGCCGTGCATCTGCCGCTTGATGGCCAGTGCGACCCCGCCAACATCGCCATGGCGCTGGCGAAGGGCGCGCGCCAGCGCGGCGCCACCATCGTTGAAAATGTGAAGGTCACCAAGGTCCACACCAAGGCAGGCCGCGTCACCGGCGTGTCCTGGGCGCAGGGCGAGGAGCAAGGCACGATCGAGGCCGACATCGTCGTCAACTGCGCCGGCATGTGGGCGCGCGAACTGGGCGCCCAGAACGGCGTCACCATCCCGCTGCACGCCTGCGAGCATTTTTACCTCGTCACCGAGCCGATCCCGGGGCTGAGCCGCCTGCCGGTGCTGCGCGTGCCCGACGAGTGCGCCTATTACAAGGAAGACGCCGGCAAGATGATGCTCGGCGCCTTCGAGCCGGTGGCCAAGCCGTGGGGCATGGACGGCATCCGCGAGGACTTCTGCTTCGATCAGTTGCCCGAGGACATGGACCATTTCGAGCCGATCCTGGAAATGGGCGTCAACCGCATGCCGATGCTGGCGACCGCCGGCATCCACACCTTCTTCAACGGCCCCGAGAGTTTTACGCCCGACGACCGCTACTATCTCGGCGAGGCGCCGGAACTGCGTGGCTACTGGATGGCGACCGGCTACAATTCGATCGGCATCGTCTCGTCAGGCGGCGCCGGCATGGCGCTGGCGCAGTGGATCAACGACGGCGAGGCACCGTTCGACCTGTGGGAAGTCGACATCCGCCGCGCCCAGCCGTTCCAGAAGAACCGCCGCTACCTCAAGGAGCGCGTCTCCGAAACACTCGGCCTGCTCTATGCCGACCATTTCCCCTATCGCCAGATGGCGACATCGCGCGGCGTGCGCCGTTCACCCCTGCACGAGCATCTGAAGGCGCGCGGCGCCGTGTTCGGCGAGGTCGCGGGCTGGGAGCGCGCCAACTGGTTCGCGCGCGAGGGACAGGAGCGCGAGTACCGCTATTCCTGGAAGCGGCAGAACTGGTTCGACAACCAGCGCGAGGAGCACCTCGCCGTCCGCAACAAGGTCGGCCTGTTCGACATGACCTCGTTCGGCAAGATCCGCGTCGAAGGCCGCGACGCCTGCGCCTTCCTGCAAAAACTCTGCGCCAATGACCTGGACGTGGCGCCGGGCAAGATCGTCTACACGCAGATGCTCAACCGGCGCGGCGGCATCGAGAGCGATCTCACGGTGTCGCGCCTGTCGGACACCGCCTATTTCCTCGTCGTGCCCGGCGCCGCGCTGCAGCGCGACCTCGCCTGGCTGCGCAAGCACCTGACAGATGAGTTCGTCGTCATCACCGATGTAACCGCTGCCGAAAGCGTACTCTGCCTGATGGGCCCGGATGCGCGAAAACTGATCCAGAAGGTCAGCCCCAACGACTTCTCCAACGAGAACAACCCATTCGGCACGTTCCAGGAGATCGAGATCGGCATGGGCCTCGCCCGCGCCCACCGTGTCACCTATGTCGGCGAACTCGGCTGGGAGCTCTATGTCTCGACCGACCAGGCGGCCCACGTCTTTGAAGCCATCGAAGCGGCCGGCGCCGATGTCGGCCTCAAGCTGTGCGGGCTGCATACGCTCGATTCCTGCCGCATCGAAAAGGCTTTCCGCCATTTCGGTCACGACATCACCGACGAAGACAATGTGCTGGAAGCCGGCCTCGGCTTCGCGGTGAAGACGGCCAAGGGCGATTTCATCGGTCGCGACGCGGTGTTGAAGAAGAAGGAAGCCGGATTGAGCCGCCGGCTGGTCCAGTTCCGGCTGAAGGACCCGCAACCGCTGCTCTTCCACAACGAGGCGATCCTGCGCGACGGCAAGATTGTCGGTCCGATCACCTCAGGCAATTACGGCCACCATCTCGGCGGCGCGATCGGGCTGGGCTATGTGCCCTGCCAGGGCGAGACCGAGGCGGATGTGCTGGCCTCGTCCTATGAGATCGAGATCGCCGGCGAGCGGTTTGCGGCAGAGGCATCGCTGAAGCCGATGTATGATCCGAAATCGGAACGGGTGAAGACGTAG
- a CDS encoding GcvT family protein, with protein sequence MAGLPSTARVVIIGGGVVGASSLYHLAKAGWTDCVLLEKNELTSGSTWHAAGNVPTFSSSWSLMNMQRYSTELYRGLAEAVDYPMNYHVTGSLRLAHTQERMQEFQRAKGMGRYQGMDIDIVGTDEIKRRYPFIETHELEGALYDPSDGDIDPAQLTQALAKGARDMGARIIRFCPVTGVRRERDEWVVVTPQGEIRCEIVVNAAGYRAAEVGKMFGREVPMMVMSHQYILFEEIPELAAWSKEQGRKLPLLRDVDTSYYLRQEKNGMNLGPYERNCRAHWAGHNDPMPEDFSFQLFPDDLDRLEHYLADAVARVPILGTAGLSKVINGPIPYAPDGNPLIGPMPGVPNAFEACVFTFGIAQGGGAGKVLAEWVTQGQTEWDMWSCDPRRFTSFASAPDYCVAKGMEIYGNEYAIQFPRHAWPAGRDRKLSPIHDRMKAFGARFDAYNGWERATWYAQDGDDVSEEATLTFRRDGPWQHRVREECLAVRDAAGILDLPGFSRFNLEGPGAAEWLSRQVTGLVPKPGRIGLVYFSDDKGRIVTEMSVVRHGEESMTLITAAVAQWHDFEWLKSHMPVDATFKLIDRTEEFSTQILAGPKSREILAAVCEADLTLPWLTHQETKIAGRWAKLVRVSFAGELGWEIHTRVDDTAAVFDTICAAGQPHGLKPFGMYALDSLRLEKGYRTWKGDLSTDYSILQGGLERFVKWDKPEFRGKAALQNEKQQGVRKRFVTLVVENPGDCDAPYMSTLWREGQIVGETTSGGWGHRVGKSIALGMLRADLAEPGTAVEIEIFGDRFKAVVQNDEPLWDPKNERLRA encoded by the coding sequence ATGGCCGGTTTGCCGAGCACGGCACGCGTGGTGATCATCGGAGGCGGTGTCGTTGGCGCCTCCTCTCTGTACCATCTCGCCAAGGCGGGCTGGACCGACTGCGTTCTCCTGGAAAAGAATGAACTCACCTCCGGCTCGACCTGGCATGCCGCCGGTAATGTGCCGACCTTCTCCTCGTCCTGGTCGCTGATGAACATGCAGCGCTATTCGACCGAGCTCTATCGCGGGCTGGCCGAGGCCGTCGACTATCCCATGAACTACCATGTCACCGGCTCCCTGCGGCTTGCCCACACGCAAGAGCGCATGCAGGAGTTCCAGCGCGCCAAGGGCATGGGCCGCTACCAGGGCATGGACATCGATATCGTCGGCACGGACGAGATCAAGCGCCGCTATCCCTTCATCGAGACGCATGAGCTGGAAGGCGCCCTCTACGACCCGAGCGACGGCGACATAGACCCGGCGCAGCTGACCCAGGCGCTGGCCAAGGGCGCGCGCGACATGGGTGCCCGGATCATACGCTTCTGCCCGGTGACAGGCGTGCGCCGCGAAAGGGACGAATGGGTGGTCGTGACGCCGCAAGGCGAGATCCGCTGCGAGATCGTCGTCAACGCCGCCGGCTACCGTGCCGCCGAAGTTGGAAAAATGTTCGGCCGCGAGGTGCCGATGATGGTGATGAGCCATCAGTACATATTGTTCGAGGAGATCCCCGAACTCGCCGCATGGTCGAAGGAACAGGGCAGGAAGCTGCCGCTGCTGCGTGACGTCGACACTTCCTACTATCTGCGCCAGGAAAAGAACGGCATGAATCTCGGCCCCTATGAGCGCAATTGCCGCGCGCATTGGGCGGGTCACAACGATCCGATGCCGGAGGATTTTTCCTTCCAGCTTTTCCCCGACGATCTCGACCGGCTGGAACATTATCTGGCCGACGCCGTCGCCCGCGTGCCGATCCTGGGCACCGCCGGCCTGTCCAAGGTCATCAACGGCCCGATCCCCTATGCGCCGGACGGCAATCCGCTGATCGGGCCGATGCCGGGCGTCCCCAATGCGTTCGAGGCCTGCGTCTTCACCTTCGGCATCGCGCAAGGCGGCGGTGCAGGCAAGGTGTTGGCCGAATGGGTCACGCAAGGCCAGACCGAATGGGACATGTGGTCTTGCGACCCGCGCCGCTTCACGTCCTTCGCTTCGGCTCCGGATTACTGCGTTGCCAAAGGCATGGAGATCTACGGCAACGAATACGCCATCCAGTTTCCGCGCCATGCCTGGCCGGCGGGACGCGACAGGAAATTGTCGCCGATCCATGATCGCATGAAGGCGTTCGGCGCGCGCTTCGACGCCTATAATGGCTGGGAGCGCGCCACCTGGTATGCGCAGGATGGCGACGACGTCTCGGAGGAAGCAACGCTCACCTTCCGTCGCGACGGGCCGTGGCAGCACCGCGTGCGCGAGGAATGCCTGGCCGTCCGCGACGCCGCCGGCATCCTCGACCTGCCGGGTTTTTCGCGCTTCAACCTCGAAGGTCCGGGCGCCGCCGAATGGCTTAGCCGGCAAGTGACCGGCCTCGTGCCGAAGCCCGGCCGCATCGGTCTCGTCTATTTCTCCGACGACAAGGGCCGCATCGTCACCGAAATGTCGGTGGTGCGCCACGGCGAGGAGTCCATGACGCTGATCACCGCGGCGGTGGCGCAATGGCATGATTTCGAATGGCTGAAATCGCACATGCCCGTGGATGCGACTTTCAAGCTGATCGACCGGACCGAGGAATTCTCCACCCAAATCCTGGCCGGACCCAAGTCGCGGGAAATCCTCGCCGCCGTCTGTGAGGCCGACCTGACCTTGCCGTGGCTCACGCATCAGGAAACCAAGATCGCCGGGCGCTGGGCGAAGCTGGTCCGCGTCTCCTTCGCCGGCGAACTCGGCTGGGAAATCCACACCAGGGTCGACGACACCGCCGCCGTTTTCGACACCATCTGCGCGGCGGGACAGCCGCACGGCCTGAAACCATTCGGCATGTACGCGCTGGATTCGCTGCGGCTCGAAAAGGGCTACCGCACCTGGAAGGGCGACCTTTCGACCGACTATTCGATCCTGCAAGGCGGGCTCGAGCGGTTCGTCAAATGGGACAAGCCCGAGTTCCGCGGCAAGGCAGCGCTGCAGAACGAGAAACAGCAGGGCGTCAGGAAGCGCTTCGTCACGCTGGTGGTGGAAAACCCCGGCGATTGCGACGCGCCCTACATGTCGACGCTGTGGCGTGAAGGCCAGATCGTCGGCGAGACGACGTCGGGCGGCTGGGGCCATCGCGTCGGCAAGTCGATCGCGCTCGGCATGCTGCGTGCCGATCTGGCGGAGCCCGGCACCGCCGTGGAGATCGAGATCTTCGGCGACCGTTTCAAGGCGGTCGTGCAGAACGATGAGCCCTTGTGGGATCCGAAGAACGAAAGGTTGAGAGCCTGA
- a CDS encoding pyridoxal phosphate-dependent aminotransferase, with the protein MPKPSSRISGIVPSGKDGWEVHFAAWARKEAGEDIIMLSVGDHDFDTPSETIEACVTAVRGSNHHYTPLPGLPRLRKAMAAASVACTGVGTTPDQVIATPGGQAALYAAVQAVLDPGDHAIVVAPYYATYPNTFSAAGATFTVVETPAEDGFQPRADMIRAALRPNTRAILINTPNNPTGAVYSRERLEQLAEVCREHDLWLLSDEVYWTLGGGEHISPRSLPGMAERTLVINSMSKSHGMTGWRMGWLTGPSEMISLLTNLNLVTTYGLPAFISIACTQALEKGYGVKEIAERYAARRAVLLDAVRGMNDVGVRGSEGGMYVMLDISAVESDDEKFAFAFLDKEKVGVMPGSSFGEAAAGHIRVSLCQPEPVLREAALRLRRFVSSYRREAA; encoded by the coding sequence ATGCCAAAACCATCATCGCGCATTTCAGGCATCGTGCCGTCGGGCAAGGATGGCTGGGAAGTCCACTTCGCCGCATGGGCCCGCAAGGAAGCCGGCGAGGACATCATCATGCTGTCGGTCGGCGATCACGATTTCGACACACCTTCCGAAACGATCGAGGCTTGCGTGACCGCGGTTCGCGGCAGCAATCACCACTATACCCCTTTGCCCGGCCTGCCGCGCCTGCGCAAGGCGATGGCGGCGGCCTCGGTCGCCTGCACGGGCGTCGGGACGACGCCGGACCAGGTCATCGCCACGCCGGGCGGCCAGGCGGCGCTCTACGCCGCCGTGCAGGCCGTGCTCGACCCGGGCGACCACGCCATCGTGGTCGCGCCATACTACGCGACCTACCCCAACACCTTCAGCGCCGCGGGCGCGACCTTCACGGTTGTCGAGACGCCGGCCGAGGACGGTTTCCAGCCCCGCGCCGACATGATCCGCGCGGCACTTCGGCCGAACACGCGCGCCATCCTGATTAACACGCCGAACAACCCGACCGGAGCCGTCTATTCGCGCGAACGGCTGGAACAGCTGGCCGAGGTCTGCCGCGAGCACGATTTGTGGCTGCTGTCCGACGAAGTCTATTGGACGCTCGGCGGTGGCGAGCACATCTCGCCGCGTTCCCTGCCCGGCATGGCCGAGCGCACGCTGGTCATCAATTCCATGTCCAAGAGCCACGGCATGACCGGCTGGCGCATGGGCTGGCTGACCGGCCCGAGCGAGATGATCTCGCTGCTGACCAACCTCAATCTGGTGACGACCTACGGCCTGCCGGCCTTCATCTCGATCGCCTGCACGCAGGCGCTGGAGAAGGGTTATGGCGTGAAGGAAATCGCCGAACGCTATGCGGCGCGACGCGCCGTCCTGCTCGACGCCGTGCGAGGCATGAACGATGTCGGCGTGCGCGGCTCCGAAGGCGGCATGTATGTCATGCTCGACATATCGGCCGTCGAATCCGACGACGAGAAATTCGCTTTCGCCTTCCTCGACAAGGAGAAGGTCGGCGTCATGCCCGGCTCCAGCTTCGGCGAGGCCGCGGCCGGCCATATCCGCGTCAGCCTGTGCCAGCCGGAACCCGTCTTGCGGGAAGCAGCGCTCCGGCTGCGCCGCTTTGTCTCCAGCTACCGCCGCGAGGCCGCATGA